One Nocardia huaxiensis genomic window, AACGCGGTCAGGCCCTCACCGGAACCGCCGGGCAGCGGCCAGAACTGCTCGACCACGATATTCAGCGGATGCTCCAGCGCGATGCGGGTGGCGCCCGACAACTCCGGCGCGGGCGGTCCGCCCGGCGGCGGCGCCAGCTGCGTCTTCACCTGTTCGGTGAGCTGCTGCCCGACCTGCGCGTCCACCTGCGTCAGCGCTTCCTCGCCGAACTTCTGCACGATGGCCGTGGTGAACGCGCCGGTGCGCGGATTCGTCTGCAACGTGATCACCGGTCGCGAGATGTCTCCCGGCACAACACTGCCCACGCCGAGGATGCCGAGCCGCTTGGAGAAGTCGCTCGGAATGATGATCGTCCCGTACACCTGCGCGTTCTGCATCTGCAGCTGCGACTCGTTGATGCCGATCTCACGCAGATCGATCTTGTCGGCGGGCACCGCCTTGCGCAGCCCCTCGGCGACCTGATCGCCGAAGTTCACATGCGTCACCTGCCCGTCGGCTCCGGTGATGTCGTCGCCCACATCCTGATTCACCAGCGCGATCGGGAACCCGTGCAGGTTCTTCTCCGGATCGACGACGTAATCCAGGTACATCACGCCGAGCAGCGAGGCCAGCAGCGTGACGACGATAATCGGAAACGCCCATTTGACGGGCGTCAGATGCCGGCGAGGAGGGGCTTCCGCAGTCTCGGTATCCGTCACGCTCGAAAGCTAACAGCAAACCGCCCGCCAACTCGGTTATCCCAGCGGTGGGTTGTGTTGTGAATACCCGTACTATGGGGGAGCCCCCCGCCCGCCGAACAGGGAGCAAACGGTGACACTGCCCCCCGACGCCACCACCCCCGACCAGGACGAGAACGAACCCCGCGAGGAATGCGGTGTATTCGGAGTCTGGGCGCCGGGCGAGGATGTGGCCAAGCTCACGTACTACGGACTCTACGCATTGCAGCATCGCGGTCAGGAGGCGGCCGGCATCGCCGTCGCCGACGGCACGCAGGTGCTGGTGTTCAAGGATCTCGGCCTGGTGAGCCAGGTCTTCGACGAACAGACCCTCGCGGCGATGCCCGGCCATGTGGCCGTGGGCCACTGCCGCTACTCCACCACCGGTTCCACCACCTGGGAGAACGCGCAGCCGATCTTCCGCACCACCGCGGTGGGCACCGGCCTGGCCCTGGGGCACAACGGAAATCTGGTGAACACCGCCGAATTGTCCGCTCGGGCAAGGGAACTCGGTCTCATCAGCGGACGGCTCGCCGGGAACCTGGGCGCCACCTCCGACTCCGATGTGATGACCGCGCTGCTCGCGCACGCGGCCGCCGACAAGAGCATCGAGCAGGCCGCCATGGAGCTGCTGCCGACGCTGCGCGGCGCCTTCTGTCTCACCTTCATGGACGAGCACACGCTGTACGCGGCGCGCGATCCGTGGGGCATCCGCCCGCTGTGCCTGGGTCGCCTGGACCGCGGCTGGGTGGTCGCCAGCGAAACCGCAGCGCTCGATATCGTCGGCGCCTCCTTCGTGCGCGAGATCGAGCCCGGCGAACTGCTGGCGATCGACGCCGACGGCGTGCGTTCCATGCGCTTCGCCAACCCCGAACCCAAGGGCTGCGTCTTCGAATTCGTGTACCTGGCCCGCCCCGACTCGACCATCTCCGGTCGCTCGGTGCACGCCACCCGCGTCGACATCGGCCGCCGCCTGGCCAAGGAGCATCCGGTCGAGGCCGACCTGGTCATCCCGGTCCCGGAGTCCGGCACCCCGGCCGCGGTCGGCTACGCGCAGGGTTCGGGCATCCCCTACGGCCAGGGCCTGATGAAGAACGCCTACGTGGGCCGCACCTTCATCCAGCCCAGCCAGACCATCCGCCAGCTCGGCATCCGGCTCAAGCTGAACCCGCTGCGCGAGGTCATTCGCGGCAAGCGGCTCATCGTGGTCGACGACTCCATCGTGCGCGGCAACACCCAGCGCGCGCTCATCCGCATGCTGCGCGAGGCGGGCGCGCTGGAGATCCACGTGCGCATCGCCTCCGCGCCGGTGAAGTGGCCGTGCTTCTACGGCATCGACTTCGCCTCGCGCGCGGAGCTCATCGCCAATGGCGCGGGACCCGATGGGATCGAAGGCAATTCGCTCGACGAGATGGTCGAGGGCGTGCGCCGCTCCATCGGCGCGGACAGCCTCGGCTACATCTCCATCGACGAGATGATCGCCGCCACCGAGCAGCCGGCCACGCGTCTGTGCGCCGCCTGCTTCGACGGCACCTACCCGATCGCGCTGCCCACCGAGGCGGCCATCGGCAAGAACGTCCTGGAGGGCATGCTCACCGGGGCCAGTGAGTCGGATCTGCTGGCGGACAATGCGAACGCGAGTGCGCTGAGCCGTCCGTAGGGACTCTCGATCTGTGCCCCCGCCCCGTTTCGGGGGGCGGGGGCACAGTCGTGTCCGGGGGAGTTTTCTGGTCAGCCGCCCAGGGGGCTTGGCGTGTCGAGCACGTCCGGGCGTGTCGCGAAAATGGGTTTGCTGCAGGGATACTCACCGATCCCAGTGAATGGGACACCGCTTCGCTCGAGTGGTTATAACCGCAGGCGGGAGCGCGCAGGCCACGGGGTCGCGGGAGAGAAGCGGACCAATTCGTCTGTCGCACTGAGGACATCGACCCTCTCGGGAAAATGTCCGGTTTGTGATCTGTTTGTTCGTAAACGCAACACATCGGCAACGGCGCGCCGATACTGTGCCCAGCCAAACGAGTTCACCGCGGTGCGCCGCAGCTTGTGATCCAGGCCGCCACACCGCGTTTCGAGAGCGGGGCATTGATGCGCGCGAAAAGTGTTGCGGCGATTGGTTTCGCCGCACTGGCAGTACTAGCGGTGGCCGGCTGTGGAGCCGGCCGCACCGACAAGGAAGCGAGCGGCGGCGCCGCGGGCCTCGTCATCGGCACCACCGACCGGATCTTCACCCTCGACCCCGCCGCGGCCTACGAGAACGGTTCTCTCGCCGTGGAAACGCAGGTCTATCAGTACCTGCTCAACTTCGCGCCCGGTAAGACCGTCCCCGAACCGGACGCAGCCGAAAAGTGCGAGTTCACCTCGCCCACCGTCTACACCTGCAAACTCAAGCCGGGCCTGAAGTTCGTCAACGGAAACCCGTTGACCGCCAACAGCGTCAAGTTCTCCTTCGACCGCATGGTCGGCATCAACGACCCCAACGGCCCGGCCGTACTGCTCACCAACCTGGACCACACCGACGTGGTGGACGAACTCACCGTCAACTTCACGCTCAAGGTGGCCAACGACCAGACCTTCCCCGCGGTGCTGCCCACCCAGGCCGGGCCCATCGTCGACGAGAAGGTGTTCCCCGCGGACCGGGTGCTCGGCGACGACGAGGTGTGGAAGGCGCACCCGTTCTCCGGGCCCTACGACATCACCAGCTACGACAAGAACAAGCTGGTCCAGTACAAGGCCAATCCCGCCTACGATGGCCTGCTCGGCGCACCCAAGATCGAGACCGTCTCCGCGAAATACTATGAGAGCCCGGAGAACATGAAGCTCGACGTGCAGAACGGAGCGATCGACGTCGCCTACCGCTCGCTCAGCCCCACCGACATCTCCTCGCTGCGCAACGACTCGAAGGTCACTGTGCACGACGGACCCGGCGGCGAATTGCGCTACGTCGTCTTCAATCTGAAGACCATGCCCGGCGACACCCCGGCGCAGAAGCTGGCCGTGCGCAAGGCCATCGCCTCCAGCGTCGACCGGGACGCGCTGTCGCAGAACGTGTACGAGGGCACCTACACCCCCGCCTACTCCTCGGTTCCGCAGGGTGTCACCGGCGCCACCGAACCGTTCAAGGACATCTACGGCGCCAAGCCGAATCGGGACGCCGCCGCCAAGTTCCTCTCCGACGCGGGCGTGGCCGCCCCGGTGCAGATCAACCTGCAGTACAACCCGGATCACTACGGCGGCACCAGTTCCGAGGAATACGCCGCGATCAAGACCCAGCTGGAAGCCACCGGGCTGTTCAAGGTGAACCTGCAGTCCACCGAGTGGGTGAGCTACCAGAAGGAACGCGTCCAGGACGCCTACCCGATCTTCCAGCTCGGCTGGTTCCCGGACTTCCCGGACCCGGACAACTACCTGACCCCGTTCTTCGCGCCGAACA contains:
- a CDS encoding YhgE/Pip domain-containing protein, with the translated sequence MTDTETAEAPPRRHLTPVKWAFPIIVVTLLASLLGVMYLDYVVDPEKNLHGFPIALVNQDVGDDITGADGQVTHVNFGDQVAEGLRKAVPADKIDLREIGINESQLQMQNAQVYGTIIIPSDFSKRLGILGVGSVVPGDISRPVITLQTNPRTGAFTTAIVQKFGEEALTQVDAQVGQQLTEQVKTQLAPPPGGPPAPELSGATRIALEHPLNIVVEQFWPLPGGSGEGLTAFFYSLLLLLVGMVGAMIIHQLIDSALGFLPTEWGPWYVHFPRTPISRVTTLLIKWSAVVVMATAVSAALLGIGTALGMPIDKPLSLFLYGAFVIIAVGVTCTSILAAVGTAGLIINLIIFIILGLPSSGGTVPIEATPKYFAWLAKFEPMHQVFLGTRSILYFNGSGQAGLTRGFWMAALGLAIGLVGGLAITTYYDRKGLERKPINESRDAKV
- the purF gene encoding amidophosphoribosyltransferase is translated as MTLPPDATTPDQDENEPREECGVFGVWAPGEDVAKLTYYGLYALQHRGQEAAGIAVADGTQVLVFKDLGLVSQVFDEQTLAAMPGHVAVGHCRYSTTGSTTWENAQPIFRTTAVGTGLALGHNGNLVNTAELSARARELGLISGRLAGNLGATSDSDVMTALLAHAAADKSIEQAAMELLPTLRGAFCLTFMDEHTLYAARDPWGIRPLCLGRLDRGWVVASETAALDIVGASFVREIEPGELLAIDADGVRSMRFANPEPKGCVFEFVYLARPDSTISGRSVHATRVDIGRRLAKEHPVEADLVIPVPESGTPAAVGYAQGSGIPYGQGLMKNAYVGRTFIQPSQTIRQLGIRLKLNPLREVIRGKRLIVVDDSIVRGNTQRALIRMLREAGALEIHVRIASAPVKWPCFYGIDFASRAELIANGAGPDGIEGNSLDEMVEGVRRSIGADSLGYISIDEMIAATEQPATRLCAACFDGTYPIALPTEAAIGKNVLEGMLTGASESDLLADNANASALSRP
- a CDS encoding ABC transporter substrate-binding protein, which gives rise to MMRAKSVAAIGFAALAVLAVAGCGAGRTDKEASGGAAGLVIGTTDRIFTLDPAAAYENGSLAVETQVYQYLLNFAPGKTVPEPDAAEKCEFTSPTVYTCKLKPGLKFVNGNPLTANSVKFSFDRMVGINDPNGPAVLLTNLDHTDVVDELTVNFTLKVANDQTFPAVLPTQAGPIVDEKVFPADRVLGDDEVWKAHPFSGPYDITSYDKNKLVQYKANPAYDGLLGAPKIETVSAKYYESPENMKLDVQNGAIDVAYRSLSPTDISSLRNDSKVTVHDGPGGELRYVVFNLKTMPGDTPAQKLAVRKAIASSVDRDALSQNVYEGTYTPAYSSVPQGVTGATEPFKDIYGAKPNRDAAAKFLSDAGVAAPVQINLQYNPDHYGGTSSEEYAAIKTQLEATGLFKVNLQSTEWVSYQKERVQDAYPIFQLGWFPDFPDPDNYLTPFFAPNNFLQNHFEDPAITKLLTAEATEADPAKRNAILAQVQRDLAADHLSMIPLLSGKSIAVSGTDVKGVESTLDASFKFRYGVLSK